One segment of Phaeacidiphilus oryzae TH49 DNA contains the following:
- the xdhC gene encoding xanthine dehydrogenase accessory protein XdhC has product MTWVGAVARLRARREPGVLVTVATVRGHAPRRAGAKLVVGRTESWGSIGGGNIEAAATDRARELIGRAGAEPELMEFALNDKAANRHGVQCCGGAVTVLLEPLLVVEAVAVFGVGHVGLELARILARQDLDLHLVDTRAEVLTEERLGVLADAVARIHVRHTPLLPEEVLAELPPGAHVLIMTHDHAEDAALCDAALRTEGLGSIGLIGSAAKWARFRKRLAEEGGHDAAAIDRIKTPIGMPEITGKEPATIALSVAADLLRTFEAAAS; this is encoded by the coding sequence CTGACCTGGGTGGGCGCGGTCGCCCGGTTGCGGGCCCGCCGGGAGCCCGGCGTGCTGGTGACCGTCGCGACCGTGCGCGGCCACGCCCCCCGCCGGGCCGGCGCCAAGCTCGTCGTGGGGCGGACGGAGAGCTGGGGCTCGATCGGCGGCGGCAACATCGAGGCCGCCGCGACCGACCGGGCCCGCGAGCTGATCGGCAGGGCCGGAGCGGAGCCGGAACTGATGGAGTTCGCCCTCAACGACAAGGCCGCCAACCGGCACGGCGTGCAGTGCTGCGGCGGAGCCGTCACCGTCCTGCTGGAACCGCTGCTGGTGGTCGAGGCGGTGGCGGTCTTCGGCGTCGGCCACGTCGGGCTGGAACTGGCGCGCATCCTGGCCCGGCAGGACCTCGACCTCCACCTGGTGGACACCCGCGCGGAGGTGCTCACCGAGGAGCGGCTCGGCGTCCTCGCGGACGCCGTGGCGCGGATCCACGTCCGCCACACTCCGCTGCTGCCGGAGGAGGTGCTCGCGGAACTGCCGCCGGGCGCCCACGTCCTGATCATGACCCACGATCACGCGGAGGACGCGGCGCTGTGCGACGCCGCGCTGCGCACCGAGGGCCTCGGCTCGATCGGACTGATCGGTTCGGCCGCCAAATGGGCGCGCTTCCGCAAGCGCCTGGCCGAGGAGGGCGGCCACGACGCCGCCGCCATCGACCGGATCAAGACCCCGATCGGCATGCCCGAGATCACCGGCAAGGAGCCGGCGACGATCGCCCTGAGCGTCGCCGCCGACCTCCTCAGAACCTTCGAGGCCGCCGCCTCGTAG
- a CDS encoding nucleoside deaminase translates to MTTTTPGPGVQEFELASMAAAIDLACASVARGGGPFGAMIIRGGEVVARGNNQVTANLDPSAHAEVSAIRAACQQLRTFSLEGCTLITSCEPCPMCLATALWARVDRLVFSADRHDAAVAGFDDRRFYDLFEKRPQEMWPMAVEHLDLPNRTAPFDAWVAKADRVHY, encoded by the coding sequence ATGACCACCACCACGCCCGGCCCCGGCGTCCAGGAGTTCGAACTCGCCTCCATGGCCGCCGCGATCGACCTGGCCTGCGCGAGCGTCGCACGTGGAGGCGGACCGTTCGGCGCCATGATCATCAGGGGCGGCGAGGTCGTGGCCCGCGGCAACAACCAGGTCACCGCGAACCTCGACCCCTCCGCCCACGCCGAGGTCAGCGCCATCCGCGCGGCCTGTCAGCAACTGCGGACCTTCTCCCTGGAGGGGTGCACCCTCATCACCTCCTGCGAGCCCTGCCCGATGTGCCTGGCCACCGCTCTGTGGGCGCGGGTCGACCGGCTCGTCTTCTCGGCCGACCGCCACGACGCCGCCGTGGCCGGCTTCGACGACCGCAGGTTCTACGACCTCTTCGAGAAGCGGCCCCAGGAGATGTGGCCGATGGCCGTCGAGCACCTCGACCTCCCCAACCGCACGGCACCCTTCGACGCCTGGGTGGCCAAGGCAGATCGCGTCCACTACTGA
- a CDS encoding NADPH-dependent F420 reductase: MRIGIVGAGRIGSGIARQLADAGHQIMVSFSRDPERLEKLAAELGPSHTTGSPADAAAFGEVVVVSVPWDELPGVLERIGPLLRGRIVIDTTNQFGGPPLPSPGETAAHFNAGRLPGARYTKSFNTLTAAFQAQAAGRTGAERVVQWLCGDDPDAKATVAALIEDAGFVPVDLGGTADCAVMEAPRREGAVYGEEYRLADARRVVDAVRAGRPIPPTPRYA, from the coding sequence GTGCGGATCGGAATCGTCGGCGCCGGGCGGATCGGCAGTGGGATCGCCCGGCAGCTGGCCGACGCGGGTCACCAGATCATGGTGTCGTTCAGCCGCGATCCCGAGCGGCTGGAGAAGTTGGCCGCCGAACTGGGCCCCTCGCACACGACCGGCTCGCCGGCCGACGCGGCGGCCTTCGGCGAGGTGGTGGTGGTCTCCGTCCCGTGGGACGAGCTGCCCGGCGTCCTGGAGCGGATCGGGCCACTGCTGCGCGGCAGGATCGTGATCGACACCACCAACCAGTTCGGCGGCCCGCCGCTGCCGTCCCCGGGTGAGACGGCGGCGCACTTCAATGCCGGCCGGCTGCCCGGGGCGCGGTACACGAAGTCGTTCAACACCCTCACCGCCGCCTTCCAGGCGCAGGCCGCCGGGCGTACCGGTGCCGAGCGGGTCGTCCAGTGGCTGTGCGGGGACGACCCGGACGCGAAGGCGACGGTGGCCGCACTGATCGAGGACGCCGGGTTCGTCCCGGTGGATCTGGGCGGCACCGCCGACTGCGCGGTGATGGAGGCACCGCGGCGGGAGGGCGCGGTCTACGGCGAGGAGTACCGCCTCGCCGATGCCCGGCGGGTGGTGGACGCGGTCCGCGCCGGCCGCCCGATCCCGCCCACCCCGCGTTACGCCTGA
- the xdhB gene encoding xanthine dehydrogenase molybdopterin binding subunit, with translation MSHLSERPERPVVGLSMPHESASLHVTGAALYTDDLVHRTKDVLHAHPVQVMRAHGRITALRTAPALAVPGVVRVLTGADVPGVNDAGMKRDEPLFPDEVMFHGHAVAWVLGETPEAARLGAAAVEVELDELPSLITLRDAIEAGSYHGAQPVMLHGDPEAGFAESAHVFTGEFTFSGQEHFYLETHASLAQVDENGQVFIQSSTQHPSETQEIVAHVLGVPSNEVTVQCLRMGGGFGGKEMQPHGFAAVAALGAKLTGRPVRFRLNRTQDLTMSGKRHGFHAGWRIGFDADGRIQALDATLTADGGWSLDLSEPVLARALCHIDNTYWIPNARVAGRIARTNTVSNTAFRGFGGPQGMLVIEDILGRCAPRLGLDPMELRERNFYRPGQGQTTPYGQPVTQPERISTVWRQVQENAGVADRRREIAAFNAAHPHTKRALALTGVKFGISFNLTAFNQGGALVLIYKDGSVLINHGGTEMGQGLHTKMLQVAATTLGIPPHRVRLAPTRTDKVPNTSATAASSGADLNGGAVKNACEQLRERLLRVAAGRLGANPSDVRIVEGVARALGGEEELGWDELVRTAYFQRVQLSAAGFYRTEGLHWDARSFRGSPFKYFAHGAAATEVEVDGFTGAYRIRRVDIVHDVGDSLSPMIDIGQVEGGFVQGAGWLTLEDLRWDTGEGPHRGRLLTQAASTYKLPSFSEMPEEFTVTLLENATEEGAVYGSKAVGEPPLMLAFSVREALRQAAAAFGPAGVEVELASPATPEAVYWAIEAARGAAAEPPSGAGARGTGANALSNA, from the coding sequence ATGAGCCATCTGTCCGAGCGTCCCGAGAGGCCCGTTGTCGGCCTCTCCATGCCGCACGAGAGCGCGAGCCTCCACGTCACCGGCGCCGCGCTGTACACCGACGACCTGGTCCACCGCACCAAGGACGTGCTCCACGCCCACCCCGTCCAGGTGATGAGGGCGCACGGCAGGATCACCGCGCTGCGCACCGCGCCCGCCCTCGCCGTGCCCGGCGTGGTCCGCGTGCTGACCGGCGCCGACGTCCCCGGCGTGAACGACGCCGGAATGAAGCGCGACGAACCGCTCTTCCCCGACGAGGTGATGTTCCACGGCCACGCCGTCGCCTGGGTGCTCGGCGAGACGCCGGAGGCGGCCCGGCTCGGCGCCGCCGCGGTGGAGGTGGAACTCGACGAACTCCCCTCCCTGATCACCCTGCGGGACGCGATCGAGGCCGGCAGCTACCACGGCGCCCAGCCCGTGATGCTCCACGGCGACCCCGAGGCCGGCTTCGCCGAGTCCGCGCACGTGTTCACCGGCGAGTTCACCTTCTCCGGGCAGGAGCACTTCTACCTGGAGACCCACGCCTCGCTGGCCCAGGTGGACGAGAACGGCCAGGTGTTCATCCAGAGCAGCACCCAGCACCCCTCGGAGACCCAGGAGATCGTCGCGCATGTGCTGGGCGTGCCGAGCAACGAGGTGACCGTCCAGTGCCTGCGGATGGGCGGCGGCTTCGGCGGCAAGGAGATGCAGCCGCACGGCTTCGCGGCCGTCGCCGCGCTGGGCGCCAAGCTGACCGGCCGCCCCGTCCGGTTCCGGCTCAACCGGACCCAGGACCTGACCATGTCCGGCAAGCGCCACGGCTTCCACGCCGGTTGGCGGATCGGCTTCGACGCGGACGGCCGCATCCAGGCCCTGGACGCCACCCTGACCGCCGACGGCGGCTGGAGCCTGGACCTCTCCGAGCCGGTGCTGGCCCGCGCGCTGTGCCACATCGACAACACCTACTGGATCCCCAACGCCCGCGTCGCCGGCCGCATCGCCAGGACCAACACCGTCTCCAACACCGCCTTCCGCGGCTTCGGCGGCCCGCAGGGGATGCTGGTCATCGAGGACATCCTGGGCCGCTGCGCCCCTCGACTCGGCCTGGACCCGATGGAGTTGCGGGAGCGCAACTTCTACCGCCCGGGCCAGGGCCAGACCACCCCGTACGGGCAGCCGGTCACCCAGCCCGAGCGGATCTCCACCGTCTGGCGGCAGGTCCAGGAGAACGCCGGCGTCGCCGACCGCCGGCGCGAGATCGCCGCGTTCAACGCCGCCCACCCGCACACCAAGCGGGCGCTGGCGCTGACCGGCGTCAAGTTCGGCATCTCCTTCAACCTCACCGCCTTCAACCAGGGCGGCGCGCTGGTGCTGATCTACAAGGACGGCTCGGTCCTGATCAACCACGGCGGCACCGAGATGGGCCAGGGCCTCCACACCAAGATGCTGCAGGTGGCCGCGACCACCCTGGGCATTCCGCCGCACCGGGTGCGACTGGCCCCGACCCGGACCGACAAGGTGCCCAACACCTCGGCCACCGCCGCGAGTTCCGGCGCCGACCTGAACGGCGGGGCGGTGAAGAACGCCTGCGAGCAGTTGCGCGAGCGGCTGCTGCGGGTCGCCGCCGGCCGGCTGGGCGCGAACCCCTCGGACGTCCGGATCGTCGAGGGCGTGGCGCGGGCCCTGGGCGGGGAGGAGGAGCTGGGCTGGGACGAGCTGGTGCGCACCGCGTACTTCCAGCGGGTCCAGCTGTCGGCCGCCGGCTTCTACCGGACCGAGGGGCTGCACTGGGACGCCCGGTCCTTCCGGGGCTCCCCGTTCAAGTACTTCGCCCACGGCGCCGCCGCGACCGAGGTGGAGGTGGACGGCTTCACCGGCGCGTACCGCATCCGGCGGGTGGACATCGTCCACGACGTCGGCGACAGCCTGTCCCCGATGATCGACATCGGCCAGGTCGAGGGCGGGTTCGTGCAGGGCGCGGGCTGGCTGACGCTGGAGGACCTCCGCTGGGACACCGGCGAGGGCCCGCACCGCGGCCGGCTGCTCACCCAGGCCGCCAGCACCTACAAGTTGCCGAGCTTCTCCGAGATGCCCGAGGAGTTCACCGTCACCCTGCTGGAGAACGCCACCGAGGAGGGCGCGGTCTACGGGTCCAAGGCGGTCGGCGAGCCCCCGCTGATGCTGGCCTTCTCGGTACGGGAGGCCCTGCGGCAGGCCGCCGCCGCGTTCGGCCCCGCCGGGGTCGAGGTGGAACTCGCCTCCCCGGCCACGCCGGAGGCGGTGTACTGGGCGATCGAGGCGGCCCGCGGCGCCGCCGCCGAACCCCCCTCCGGGGCGGGGGCGCGGGGAACCGGCGCGAACGCCCTGAGCAATGCGTGA
- a CDS encoding GH92 family glycosyl hydrolase, with product MRLRDEFRRRWLRTVVVAAASAGLLAGGGMASAAGVPTLAGPAAGDALVGDPAALVDPLIGTGSGGATVGQVDTYPGASAPFGMMSFSPDTPSRPDGGGYNYDDSSTTGFSLTHMSGPGCGAFGDFPVLPTVGAIGDDPVNTTDSFSHSDEHASPGSYSVKLNPSTPAQSVQADLAATTRTGIGTFTYPSSSGSSSAANLLFKMGDAQSGNQAADVKVVGDNEVVGTETAGQFCGSPGTYPVHFVATFSRPFSSYGTWQTAPTGPNLFTQPTGSLPWSYHEVASGGTTAAISPTTTSDGSSAVSWKQSEALANTWIQATPPTLAQGATYQASVTLQGTGYVYLNFYNGTQDVGGKPVKLTSTPVTLTLDAGIPTGSIGTPQFQVRTAGDGPVDLVASAVSLRKDAVVKTAGSTQASTRGPGAQRVPAGPDGKPAGRTRTPVAPRGTEAKGAQSRTQVAETQGLQSGAWVTFDTAVQRQVTMKVALSYVGESNAAANLRAEDPGWSVGAVAERTRAQWDALLSRIRIGGGTADQRKEFYTALYHTMLEPSVFSDANGQYPGFDDQVHRTAPGKAQYANFSGWDIYRSEIPLLAVVAPEETSQMVTSLLNDQAQGGWLPKWGFANDYTDVMNGDAADSIIAEAYALGARDFDAKAALAAMVKGATTVPTDAQKGQGWYVERPQLDAYQQLGYIPNTTQSSLSPEPNGASETIEYATADFGIAQVAKALGDTSTYRTFLDRSQNWTNIFNTATGYIQPRDAQGQFPEFGPTTDGMGAFGQSGFQEGNAAQYTWSVPQNIGGLITAMGGDAAAISRLDDYFTQLQAGPNLPYEWAGNEPAFGTPWIYDYAGEPYKTTATVHRLLDSVYAATPGGEPGNDDLGSMSSWYVWSSLGMYPATPGTPVLALGAPIFSRALLTLPGGHQLDLTAPGASTSAYVHSLAVDGKSWAPAWLDASLLTGTDAPQGQPATTRLAFTLSDTPDTGWAAAAADAPPSYPSGTLRFPPGRKPVILTPTGPNLLGDTPTGQLNWSGPVENGVGSVPGSVSSATTPEGASAVHWTEADAAPNTWIWVDPPSPLAGGQSYRASVTLEGTGTVYLDFWNGSQDLTSQTVQLTGTPQTLTVEGAVAPGASTHLQVRTGGSGPVDLYASAASVRVLTAEQSG from the coding sequence ATGCGCCTTCGAGACGAATTCAGACGACGGTGGCTGCGGACCGTCGTGGTCGCCGCCGCCTCGGCGGGGCTGCTCGCCGGCGGGGGGATGGCCTCGGCGGCCGGCGTGCCCACCCTCGCCGGGCCGGCCGCGGGCGACGCCCTGGTCGGTGATCCGGCCGCGCTCGTCGACCCGCTGATCGGCACCGGGTCGGGCGGGGCCACCGTCGGCCAGGTGGACACCTACCCGGGAGCCTCCGCGCCGTTCGGGATGATGTCCTTCAGCCCGGACACGCCCTCCCGGCCGGACGGCGGCGGCTACAACTACGACGACTCGTCCACCACCGGCTTCAGCCTCACCCACATGTCGGGGCCGGGCTGCGGCGCCTTCGGCGACTTCCCCGTCCTGCCGACCGTCGGAGCCATCGGCGACGACCCGGTGAACACCACCGACTCCTTCTCGCACAGCGACGAGCACGCCTCCCCCGGCTCGTACTCGGTGAAGCTCAACCCGTCCACCCCGGCGCAGTCCGTCCAGGCCGACCTGGCGGCGACCACCCGCACCGGCATCGGGACCTTCACGTATCCCAGCAGCAGCGGCAGCAGCTCCGCCGCGAACCTCCTCTTCAAGATGGGCGACGCCCAGTCCGGCAACCAGGCCGCCGACGTCAAGGTGGTCGGCGACAACGAGGTGGTCGGCACCGAGACGGCCGGACAGTTCTGCGGTTCGCCCGGCACCTACCCGGTGCACTTCGTGGCCACCTTCTCCCGCCCGTTCTCCTCCTACGGGACCTGGCAGACCGCCCCGACCGGCCCCAACCTCTTCACCCAGCCCACCGGCTCACTGCCGTGGAGCTACCACGAGGTGGCCAGTGGCGGCACCACGGCCGCCATCTCCCCCACCACCACCTCCGACGGCTCCAGCGCCGTCTCCTGGAAGCAGTCCGAGGCCCTCGCGAACACCTGGATCCAGGCCACGCCGCCCACCCTCGCGCAGGGCGCCACCTACCAGGCCAGCGTCACCCTCCAGGGCACCGGCTACGTCTACCTCAACTTCTACAACGGCACCCAGGACGTCGGCGGCAAGCCGGTCAAGCTGACCTCCACCCCGGTCACCCTCACCCTCGACGCCGGGATTCCGACCGGCTCCATCGGCACCCCCCAGTTCCAGGTCCGCACCGCCGGCGACGGCCCGGTCGACCTGGTGGCCTCCGCCGTGTCGCTGCGCAAGGACGCCGTGGTGAAGACCGCCGGCAGCACCCAGGCGAGCACCCGGGGTCCCGGGGCGCAGCGGGTGCCGGCCGGCCCCGACGGCAAGCCCGCCGGCCGCACCCGCACCCCGGTCGCCCCGCGCGGCACCGAGGCCAAGGGGGCGCAGTCGCGCACCCAGGTCGCGGAGACGCAGGGGCTCCAGTCCGGGGCCTGGGTCACCTTCGACACCGCCGTGCAGCGGCAGGTGACCATGAAGGTCGCGCTGTCCTACGTGGGTGAGTCGAACGCGGCCGCCAACCTCCGTGCCGAGGACCCGGGTTGGAGCGTCGGCGCGGTCGCCGAGCGCACCCGCGCGCAGTGGGACGCGCTGCTCTCCCGGATCCGGATCGGGGGCGGCACCGCGGACCAGCGCAAGGAGTTCTACACCGCGCTCTACCACACGATGCTCGAACCGAGCGTCTTCTCGGACGCGAACGGCCAGTACCCGGGCTTCGACGACCAGGTCCACCGCACCGCCCCCGGCAAGGCGCAGTACGCCAACTTCTCCGGCTGGGACATCTACCGCTCCGAGATCCCCCTGCTGGCCGTGGTCGCCCCGGAGGAGACCAGCCAGATGGTCACCTCGCTCCTCAACGACCAGGCCCAGGGCGGCTGGCTGCCCAAGTGGGGCTTCGCCAACGACTACACCGACGTGATGAACGGCGACGCCGCCGACTCGATCATCGCCGAGGCCTACGCCCTGGGCGCGCGCGACTTCGACGCCAAGGCGGCGCTGGCCGCGATGGTCAAGGGCGCGACCACGGTCCCCACGGACGCCCAGAAGGGCCAGGGCTGGTACGTGGAGCGGCCGCAGCTGGACGCCTACCAGCAGCTCGGCTACATACCGAACACGACGCAGAGCTCGCTCTCGCCGGAGCCGAACGGCGCCTCCGAGACCATCGAGTACGCCACCGCCGACTTCGGCATCGCGCAGGTCGCCAAGGCGCTCGGCGACACCTCCACCTACCGCACCTTCCTGGACCGGTCGCAGAACTGGACGAACATCTTCAACACGGCGACCGGTTACATCCAACCTCGGGACGCCCAGGGGCAGTTCCCCGAGTTCGGCCCGACCACGGACGGCATGGGCGCCTTCGGCCAGTCCGGTTTCCAGGAGGGGAACGCCGCCCAGTACACCTGGTCGGTGCCGCAGAACATCGGCGGGCTGATCACCGCCATGGGCGGCGACGCCGCCGCGATCAGCCGGCTGGACGACTACTTCACCCAGCTCCAGGCCGGCCCCAACCTCCCCTACGAGTGGGCCGGCAACGAGCCCGCCTTCGGCACCCCGTGGATCTACGACTACGCGGGCGAGCCGTACAAGACGACCGCGACCGTCCACCGGCTGCTGGACTCCGTCTACGCGGCCACGCCGGGCGGCGAGCCCGGCAACGACGACCTGGGCTCGATGAGCTCCTGGTACGTGTGGTCCAGCCTCGGCATGTATCCGGCGACCCCGGGCACTCCGGTGCTGGCCCTCGGCGCGCCGATCTTCTCCCGCGCGCTGCTCACCCTGCCCGGCGGCCACCAGCTGGACCTGACCGCGCCGGGCGCCTCCACCAGCGCGTACGTCCACAGCCTGGCCGTGGACGGAAAGTCCTGGGCGCCGGCCTGGCTGGACGCTTCGCTGCTGACCGGCACGGACGCCCCGCAGGGGCAGCCCGCCACCACCCGGCTCGCGTTCACCCTGTCCGACACCCCGGACACCGGCTGGGCGGCGGCCGCCGCCGACGCCCCGCCGTCCTACCCGTCCGGGACGCTGCGGTTCCCGCCGGGACGCAAGCCGGTGATCCTCACTCCGACCGGGCCCAACCTCCTCGGTGACACCCCGACCGGCCAATTGAACTGGTCCGGGCCGGTGGAGAACGGGGTCGGCTCGGTGCCCGGCAGCGTGTCGAGCGCGACCACCCCGGAGGGCGCGAGCGCGGTGCACTGGACGGAGGCCGACGCGGCTCCCAACACCTGGATCTGGGTGGACCCGCCGTCCCCGCTGGCCGGCGGCCAGAGCTACCGGGCCTCCGTCACCTTGGAGGGGACCGGCACGGTCTACCTGGACTTCTGGAACGGCAGCCAGGACCTGACCAGCCAGACCGTCCAACTGACCGGCACTCCGCAGACGTTGACGGTGGAGGGCGCGGTCGCCCCGGGCGCCTCGACCCACCTCCAGGTGCGCACCGGCGGCAGCGGCCCGGTCGACCTGTACGCGAGCGCCGCCTCCGTCCGGGTCCTCACCGCCGAGCAGAGCGGCTGA
- a CDS encoding nitroreductase family deazaflavin-dependent oxidoreductase has product MSGRTDRKHRIVTAFQRHVANPFSRRLPLQTLLETTGRKTGLPRLTPVGGRRVGGSFWLVSEFGEKSQYVRNIQADPAVRVRLKGRWHTGTAHLLPDDDPKARLRALPRMNSSAVRAMGNNLLTVRVDLAD; this is encoded by the coding sequence ATGTCAGGACGCACCGACCGCAAGCACCGGATCGTCACGGCCTTCCAGCGCCATGTCGCCAACCCCTTCTCCCGCCGCCTGCCGCTGCAGACGCTGCTGGAGACGACCGGGCGGAAGACCGGGCTGCCCCGGCTGACACCGGTGGGGGGCCGCCGGGTGGGCGGCTCCTTCTGGCTGGTGTCGGAGTTCGGGGAGAAGTCGCAGTACGTCCGCAACATCCAGGCGGACCCGGCGGTGCGGGTCCGCCTCAAGGGGCGGTGGCACACGGGGACGGCCCACCTGCTTCCGGACGACGACCCCAAGGCCCGGCTACGCGCGCTGCCCCGGATGAACAGCTCGGCGGTGCGGGCGATGGGGAACAATCTGCTGACGGTGCGCGTCGACCTGGCGGACTGA